CATGGCTTGTTCACGTTCTTTATTTTGATGAAACAGTTCTATATCGCGTTCACTGCTTCTTCTTAGAATTTTTTTAATATCGGGACTACTTTCTTTAATGCCTTTCTTTTTCATCTGAATACGCACCAATTCACCGGAAAGACTCACTTCTCCGACATCAAAACCGCTTACCCCTTCTAGTGTTACTAATTCTCCCTTTTCAAATGTTTGCAAAGTACTGTTTCTAAAGAAATCTTTGCGGCTACCATTTTTAAAACTTATTTCAACAATCCTACATGCACTTTCAGAATCATTAATGGGCAAATTCATCAGCCAATCGTGAACATTTAATCTATTGCAACCACTAGTGCCACAAGTCCCATTGCTTTTGCAGCCGCCTGGTTTTCCAGTACTACAACCTCCACATCCCATAACTATATATTTGATATTGCCGAAAACTGCTTCCGGCAACAGATGATTTAATAATATATCCTTTTGATAAACAAGTGAATCAATCTTTTACACTTACCTAACAATTGTTTATCAATTCGCCAAAATTACTGTTTTCTTACGAATAATATGTTTAAACTTGATACTCAATGCATGAAAAAGCATTTTAGCGTTAGCATTTCTCTCAATGTAATAGGCTGCTTTATCTAGCTCCTCTACCATTATTTCTTGTTGGCTTACCGTCGCAATATTATTTAATCGCTGTGCAAAATCTTTATCATCAGAGGATAATTGAATATTATTCTCCCCCAAAATACGTAAACGGATACTTTGCGCCAGCAAGTGACTAAAATAACGAATCAGCTGTTTCTGCTTTTCCCGGCCTAATTTATTCACCTCCTCAATCCATTTTGACAATCCGGCAGGATTTTCTTTTAAAACTGAATTGAGCCATTCACGAATATATTGTTGCCAATCCTCAGAAATATTCTGTAATAACTGTAATGCACCTCGATAATTACCTTCTGCAAGATTCGCAATTGTCAATGCAGCATCGGCAACTAAATTTGAGCGAACTTGCAAAGCGTTTTGAATATCAATTACTTCTAACAAAGGAATTTTGATGAGTTGCGTCCGGCTCAATATTGTAGAAATTATCTGCTCTTCATTTTCCGCTACTAGTAAAAACAAGGTTTTAGCAGGGGGCTCTTCTATTAATTTTAAAAGTTTATTACCCTCTTTTTTAAGGTATTCCGGTAGCCAGAGAATTAATATTTTATAATCACTTTCAAAGCTTTTCAGACTCAGCTTATGAATAATATCGTTGCATTCTTCTGCCGTGATATTACCTTGTTTATTTTCAGCATCTATTGATTGCAACCAGTCGAAGGCATTTCCATAAGGATAATTATTTAAAAACTCACGCCATTCCTTAATATAATCGGAACTAACCGGTTTGTCTCCCGACTTTTTAGGGA
The Arachidicoccus soli DNA segment above includes these coding regions:
- a CDS encoding DNA polymerase III subunit; amino-acid sequence: MQFKDVIGQREVKTRLSEMVKQNRLSHALLFLGKEGVGALPLALAFAQYVVCENRTQEDACGVCAACKKAAQLMHPDIHFSFPVIPKKSGDKPVSSDYIKEWREFLNNYPYGNAFDWLQSIDAENKQGNITAEECNDIIHKLSLKSFESDYKILILWLPEYLKKEGNKLLKLIEEPPAKTLFLLVAENEEQIISTILSRTQLIKIPLLEVIDIQNALQVRSNLVADAALTIANLAEGNYRGALQLLQNISEDWQQYIREWLNSVLKENPAGLSKWIEEVNKLGREKQKQLIRYFSHLLAQSIRLRILGENNIQLSSDDKDFAQRLNNIATVSQQEIMVEELDKAAYYIERNANAKMLFHALSIKFKHIIRKKTVILAN